The following nucleotide sequence is from Zea mays cultivar B73 chromosome 1, Zm-B73-REFERENCE-NAM-5.0, whole genome shotgun sequence.
ACCCTTTCTTAAGCGAAATCCAACATCACGAGTTATTAGGATAACTCTGCATAATAACTCTGCAAGGGATAAAGATTCTAACCTAAATTAATCTATCCGTTGACTATCCGAGCTAACACACTGGACCATTCGTGACGCAGAACGTCTAGGCCACAAGACTAGACCGTTCGGCCATTGAGATGCCAAATCTCGTGCTCAATAGTCAAACACTAACCCTTTCCTCCTAAATGATCGAATGGAATAGTGTATGTTTTCTTCGTTTCAAATCATGAGATGTTTTAGCCTTTTTACATATATCGTTTATATGTAGAAAAACTACTTAAAAAAGTCAGAACATCTTTTAAATTTGCATTTAAATTTGCAATGTAGAGGAACAGAGGGTATATACAAAAAAAGTAATCTCGATTAGAACTCCATTTCTCTTTAGCAGCTGGAACGAACGTGGGCCATCTCTGCCCTTATCGAGTCTTCATGAGGGTCATCAGTGCTTAATTGCTGCTCATGTTGTCCTGATCGTTGGCATCCTCATCATGCCCTTCCTCCTATGTCTCCCCGACCCGATCGGTAGTTCCTCTTCTTCCGAAAGTCGGTTGTATTTATGGCAGGATATCCATCTCAGTTCGAGCTGATTTGTTTAGCTCGCGAGTTAGAGTAGaaaaaacaatatatatataaCAATTAATTTCTAGTTAATTTCAACTAATTTAATAATAGAAAATATTAATTGTACTTATATTTTCACAGACCACATCAACGTAATATAAAATTAACATAACTTATCACTCATCAATTTATATTCCACACATATATTTACCAGTTTAACCCATAGTTATATTCATATAGACCAATTTAACACATAAACTTAGTTTATCAATTATTAGTTTAACTCATAGGTCATAGACATCATACATACATATAACATTTATcaattattgtttatcaattattACGTAAATAATATACATATAGTTTCGTTTTGTTGAATTTTGAtacctcgtttagctcgcgacctGGCTCATTAACAAACCAAGCTGGTTTGTTAACGAACCAAGCTAGGATGTCAACTCAACTCGTGAAAAAATTTAAACGAACTGAACCGAGCGAGCTGACAAGTCACGAGTATTTCGTCCAACCCTAGTTGTATTGCAAGCCGTCCCTTCCTCAACGTACATGTCGTGCGTAGGCCTTATATTAATTTTCTTACTAATCCTTATCAATCATCGATACAGTAGTAGGGCtagatatcgagccagctcggctcgaccGAACTTAAGCTAGTTCGTTAAGATAATAAGCTGGCTCAGCTCGTTTACAAGCTCGAGTTGTCTGGTTTAGCTCGCGAGGCACAAAAAAAAGCATGTACatacaacaatataatcaattgcTAATTAATTTCATACCAATTTAACATTAGAAAAGAGTAATAATACTCATAATTTCATATATCACATCATTTAAACATCAAATTAGTACGCTTATTATTTCATCTAATACAAGTGTAGGCTTTGTTTTAATGATAAATGCTAGCTCTCGTTCGAGTTAATAAGCTGGCTCGCTCAGGGAGGATGCAAGGAGACGGCAAGCGGGATAGACATGTGGTCGGCGGTGGCATTCGACGTAGTGGCGCCCCACATGCCAGGACTACTAGTAGATCTGTTTATAGGCCGTCTCATCGGATCAATCCGATCTGACCTTTATAAAAAAATCTGACACAACCAATACAATGGATATAGTTTTTGATCCACAATAATCTATGGGTCAGACATGAGTCAATGATTTTTTACCCAAAAGCTAAAAAAACCTAACCCATCCCGAAAAAACCCGATCTAGCATGTCCAACAGGGAAGCATGGACTAATCCGACCCGACACTGCACGGGTTAGATATGGGTCATGCGAAACAACCCGCGACCCAACTTCTGAACAGGTCTGACCACGAGTCAGACGAGAGATAGACTGGCTACCCCACTTCTGGAGAGAGTAAATCTAGTTAAGGGCTCATTTGGGTGAAGGTTTGAAGGAGATTGAAGGAGCTAAATTCTCTTGCTATTCATTTTTAAATGGCAACTGGAATTTAGCCCTTCATGGGTTGTTTGGGAGCGAGGAGATTGAATGGTAATGGATTTTAACCACCTCAGTACCCTCAAACCCCCTTCTCGAAACATATGCCCTGAAAGTCTAAAATAGAGTAACTGAAATAGTTGAAGAGAGCAAAATAGCAAATTAAACCGGGCATTAGTTTATTTTCTTTAGGGAGATTATTTAGGGAGTAATTTAGAACTTTTTTTTGCTTAAAACAAAACAGACATTGCGTTGCAGGTGCCTAGTTTCAGATATTAAAAAATTGTTGGTCAAAGTTGCTTTATTTGGAGCTGGAGGTCCTCCTTTAATCAGATCTAACTCTTAACTGAATCACGATAAATGAGCGCAGCTATCTGAACAGTAGCAGGAAGCTGGTGCCTGGTGGCTGGCAGCTCAAATTTAGTAGTACTCCTATTTTCTAGTACTACGAAATTGTCTTTGTGGAAACAAAAATTGTATAGAAAGCCTACAAGCTGCGGGTCCGAGCCAGGCCCAGCTCATCTCGGCGCCTATATAAACACAAACACCCGGCTCTAGCATAACATAAGCATGCAAGTAATATATCACGCATTCAGCTCCTCTGCTTACGGTGCCAGACCGACCGAGCAAGATCCATTGATCGATATGGAGCTGCTTCCTCTGCTCACGTGGCTCCTCCTTGCGCACGCCATGGCCTACCTGGCCTGGATGGCCGCCGCGCGCCGCCGGCAGTCGCGGTGCTACCTCCTGGACTACGTGTGCCACAAGCCCCGCGAAGACCGCAAGCTGTCCACGGAGGCGGCCGGCGCCGTGATCCAGCGCAACGCGCGGCTGGGGCTGACAGACTACCGCTTCCTCCTCCGCGTCATCGTCCGCTCCGGCATCGGCGAGGAGACCTACGCCCCGCGCAACATCCTGGAGGGCCGCGAGGACTCGCCCACGTTGCGGGACGCGGTGGACGAGATGGACGCCTTCTTCGACGAGGCCATCGCCGAGCTCTTCGCCCGGACCGACGTCGCGCCCCGCGACGTTGACGTGCTCGTCTTCAACGTCTCCATGCTCTCCCCGGCGCCGTCCCTGTCGTCCAGGATCGCGCGCCGCTACGGCCTGCGCGAGGACGTGGCGGCGTACAACCTCACGGGGATGGGGTGCAGCGCGGGGCTGATCGCGCTGGACCTGGCCCGGAACGCGCTGCGGACGCGCCCCCGCGCGCTGGCGCTCGTGGTGTCGTCCGAGTCCATCGCGCCCAACTGGTACTCCGGCACCGACAAGTCCATGATGCTGGCCAACTGCCTGTTCCGCAGCGGCGGCTCCGCGGTGCTGGTCACTAACGACCCGGCCCGCCGCGGGCGCGCCAAGATGGAGCTCAGCTGCCTCGTGCGCGCCAACATCGGCGCCAGCGACGACGCGCACACGTGCGCGCAGCAGCGCGAGGACGCCGAGGGCCGCGTCGGGATCAGCCTCAGCAAGGCGCTCCCCAAGGCCGCCGTGCGCGCCTTCGCCGTCAACTTGCGCCGCCTCGCGCCGCGCGTGCTCCCCGTCGCCGAGCTCGCGCggttcgccgcgcgcctcctcgccCGGAGGCTCTTCCCGCACCTGCAGCAGCACTCGTCGTCCGGCAAGCACAAGGGCGACACTGCGGCCCCGCCCAAGATCAACTTCAAGGCCGGGGTGGACCACTTCTGCCTCCACCCCGGCGGCACGGCCGTCATCGAGGCGGTGAAGCAGAGCCTGGGCCTGGAGGACGAGGACGTGGAGGCGGCGCGGATG
It contains:
- the LOC100281769 gene encoding acyltransferase yields the protein MQVIYHAFSSSAYGARPTEQDPLIDMELLPLLTWLLLAHAMAYLAWMAAARRRQSRCYLLDYVCHKPREDRKLSTEAAGAVIQRNARLGLTDYRFLLRVIVRSGIGEETYAPRNILEGREDSPTLRDAVDEMDAFFDEAIAELFARTDVAPRDVDVLVFNVSMLSPAPSLSSRIARRYGLREDVAAYNLTGMGCSAGLIALDLARNALRTRPRALALVVSSESIAPNWYSGTDKSMMLANCLFRSGGSAVLVTNDPARRGRAKMELSCLVRANIGASDDAHTCAQQREDAEGRVGISLSKALPKAAVRAFAVNLRRLAPRVLPVAELARFAARLLARRLFPHLQQHSSSGKHKGDTAAPPKINFKAGVDHFCLHPGGTAVIEAVKQSLGLEDEDVEAARMTLHRWGNTSASSLWYVLSYMEAKRRLKVGDRVLMVTFGSGFKCNSCVWEVTGDMADDRGAWADCIHAYPPERLANPYMDKFGWINNVDGDTLMF